A window of Vulpes lagopus strain Blue_001 chromosome 21, ASM1834538v1, whole genome shotgun sequence contains these coding sequences:
- the TMPRSS12 gene encoding transmembrane protease serine 12 isoform X3, which yields MGLRLLSAALLFVGSALPCSGHDWLSERTGRRSWREQAGASGWRRARQGRWKALQAPEDGAAAAEGCGIAPLADALKGSRIIGGTAAQIGAWPWVVSLQIQSGRILAHICGGSLVKNNWVLTAAHCTKDARDPLMWRAVIGTNNINVHHPYSKKIKVKAIIIHPGFNLETFVNDIALFHLKKAVRYNEYIQPICLPFDIFQKLDQNTKCFISGWGRTEEEGNITDVLQEAEVHYISRKICGSEQSYGKFIPNTSFCAGAEDGIFDTCRILFIYS from the exons ATGGGGCTGCGGCTCCTGAGCGCCGCGCTGCTCTTCGTGGGGAGCGCTCTCCCCTGCTCCGGACACGACTGGCTCTCCGAGCGGACGGGGCGGCGCTCCTGGCGGGAGCAGGCCGGTGCCTCGGGCTGGCGCAGGGCCCGGCAAGGGAGGTGGAAGGCGCTGCAGGCCCCGGAGGACGGAGCGGCGGCCGCAGAGG gttgcGGAATAGCGCCACTTGCAGATGCATTGAAAGGGTCCCGGATAATAGGGGGCACAGCAGCTCAAATTGGTGCATGGCCGTGGGTAGTTAGCCTGCAGATTCAGTCGGGAAGAATTCTTGCTCACATATGTGGGGGAAGCTTAGTGAAAAATAACTGGGTCCTCACAGCTGCCCACTGTACTAAGGACGCTAG AGATCCTTTAATGTGGAGAGCTGTGATTGGAACTAATAATATAAACGTGCACCATCCATACTCCAAGAAGATAAAAGTTAAAGCAATCATTATCCATCCAGGCTTCAATTTGGAAACTTTCGTAAATGATATTGCACTGTTTCATCTAAAAAAAGCAGTGAGATATAATGAGTATATTCAGCCTATTTGTCTACCTtttgatattttccaaaaattgGACCAAAACACAAAGTGTTTTATAAGTGGCTGGGGaagaacagaagaggaag GTAATATTACAGATGTGTTACAGGAAGCAGAAGTGCATTATATCTCTCGTAAGATTTGTGGTTCTGAGCAGAGTTATGGGAAATTTATTCCTAACACTTCATTTTGCGCAGGTGCTGAAGATGGGATTTTTGATACTTGCAGG attttatttatttattcatga
- the TMPRSS12 gene encoding transmembrane protease serine 12 isoform X2 translates to MGLRLLSAALLFVGSALPCSGHDWLSERTGRRSWREQAGASGWRRARQGRWKALQAPEDGAAAAEGCGIAPLADALKGSRIIGGTAAQIGAWPWVVSLQIQSGRILAHICGGSLVKNNWVLTAAHCTKDARDPLMWRAVIGTNNINVHHPYSKKIKVKAIIIHPGFNLETFVNDIALFHLKKAVRYNEYIQPICLPFDIFQKLDQNTKCFISGWGRTEEEGAEDGIFDTCRGDSGGPLMCYFPEHKRFFVMGITSYGYGCGRKNFPGVYCGPSFYQKWLTDHLYRASSKSIFNINILLGQVLVASGSVVLLAIP, encoded by the exons ATGGGGCTGCGGCTCCTGAGCGCCGCGCTGCTCTTCGTGGGGAGCGCTCTCCCCTGCTCCGGACACGACTGGCTCTCCGAGCGGACGGGGCGGCGCTCCTGGCGGGAGCAGGCCGGTGCCTCGGGCTGGCGCAGGGCCCGGCAAGGGAGGTGGAAGGCGCTGCAGGCCCCGGAGGACGGAGCGGCGGCCGCAGAGG gttgcGGAATAGCGCCACTTGCAGATGCATTGAAAGGGTCCCGGATAATAGGGGGCACAGCAGCTCAAATTGGTGCATGGCCGTGGGTAGTTAGCCTGCAGATTCAGTCGGGAAGAATTCTTGCTCACATATGTGGGGGAAGCTTAGTGAAAAATAACTGGGTCCTCACAGCTGCCCACTGTACTAAGGACGCTAG AGATCCTTTAATGTGGAGAGCTGTGATTGGAACTAATAATATAAACGTGCACCATCCATACTCCAAGAAGATAAAAGTTAAAGCAATCATTATCCATCCAGGCTTCAATTTGGAAACTTTCGTAAATGATATTGCACTGTTTCATCTAAAAAAAGCAGTGAGATATAATGAGTATATTCAGCCTATTTGTCTACCTtttgatattttccaaaaattgGACCAAAACACAAAGTGTTTTATAAGTGGCTGGGGaagaacagaagaggaag GTGCTGAAGATGGGATTTTTGATACTTGCAGG GGTGATAGTGGTGGACCATTAATGTGCTACTTTCCAGAACATAAACGATTTTTTGTAATGGGAATTACCAGTTACGGATATGGCTGTGGTCGAAAAAATTTTCCTGGTGTCTATTGTGGGCCATCCTTCTATCAAAAGTGGCTGACAGATCACCTGTACCGGGCAAGCAGTAAAAGTATATTTAACATTAATATTCTACTTGGACAGGTCCTTGTAGCTTCAGGTTCTGTTGTCTTGCTAGCAATTCCATAA
- the TMPRSS12 gene encoding transmembrane protease serine 12 isoform X1, whose translation MGLRLLSAALLFVGSALPCSGHDWLSERTGRRSWREQAGASGWRRARQGRWKALQAPEDGAAAAEGCGIAPLADALKGSRIIGGTAAQIGAWPWVVSLQIQSGRILAHICGGSLVKNNWVLTAAHCTKDARDPLMWRAVIGTNNINVHHPYSKKIKVKAIIIHPGFNLETFVNDIALFHLKKAVRYNEYIQPICLPFDIFQKLDQNTKCFISGWGRTEEEGNITDVLQEAEVHYISRKICGSEQSYGKFIPNTSFCAGAEDGIFDTCRGDSGGPLMCYFPEHKRFFVMGITSYGYGCGRKNFPGVYCGPSFYQKWLTDHLYRASSKSIFNINILLGQVLVASGSVVLLAIP comes from the exons ATGGGGCTGCGGCTCCTGAGCGCCGCGCTGCTCTTCGTGGGGAGCGCTCTCCCCTGCTCCGGACACGACTGGCTCTCCGAGCGGACGGGGCGGCGCTCCTGGCGGGAGCAGGCCGGTGCCTCGGGCTGGCGCAGGGCCCGGCAAGGGAGGTGGAAGGCGCTGCAGGCCCCGGAGGACGGAGCGGCGGCCGCAGAGG gttgcGGAATAGCGCCACTTGCAGATGCATTGAAAGGGTCCCGGATAATAGGGGGCACAGCAGCTCAAATTGGTGCATGGCCGTGGGTAGTTAGCCTGCAGATTCAGTCGGGAAGAATTCTTGCTCACATATGTGGGGGAAGCTTAGTGAAAAATAACTGGGTCCTCACAGCTGCCCACTGTACTAAGGACGCTAG AGATCCTTTAATGTGGAGAGCTGTGATTGGAACTAATAATATAAACGTGCACCATCCATACTCCAAGAAGATAAAAGTTAAAGCAATCATTATCCATCCAGGCTTCAATTTGGAAACTTTCGTAAATGATATTGCACTGTTTCATCTAAAAAAAGCAGTGAGATATAATGAGTATATTCAGCCTATTTGTCTACCTtttgatattttccaaaaattgGACCAAAACACAAAGTGTTTTATAAGTGGCTGGGGaagaacagaagaggaag GTAATATTACAGATGTGTTACAGGAAGCAGAAGTGCATTATATCTCTCGTAAGATTTGTGGTTCTGAGCAGAGTTATGGGAAATTTATTCCTAACACTTCATTTTGCGCAGGTGCTGAAGATGGGATTTTTGATACTTGCAGG GGTGATAGTGGTGGACCATTAATGTGCTACTTTCCAGAACATAAACGATTTTTTGTAATGGGAATTACCAGTTACGGATATGGCTGTGGTCGAAAAAATTTTCCTGGTGTCTATTGTGGGCCATCCTTCTATCAAAAGTGGCTGACAGATCACCTGTACCGGGCAAGCAGTAAAAGTATATTTAACATTAATATTCTACTTGGACAGGTCCTTGTAGCTTCAGGTTCTGTTGTCTTGCTAGCAATTCCATAA